The Silene latifolia isolate original U9 population chromosome 4, ASM4854445v1, whole genome shotgun sequence region GACTAATAAGAATTTCATTTGCTTGTTCCGAgcatgctcctgcatcattctctccttctttttgagaatttgccctcaaatcctcgtcTTCTAAATACGGTGACAGGTCGCCTACATTGAACGTCGCGCTCACCCCACCATATTCACTCGCCAATTCCAGCTTGTATGCATTAGAGCCATAACATTCGAGGATCTTGAATGGACCATCTGCTCGTGGCATCAACTTGTTCTTCCTTTTGGACGGAAATCGTTCCTTCCTTAAATGTAACCACACAAGATCACCTTCCTTGAAAACAGGCTGCTTACGATGTTTATTAGCCTTCTCCTTGTATTTAGCATTTGCCTTTTCAATTTGAGCTCGAACTTGTTCACATACTCGGAGAAATCCGTCTTGCCTCTCCTTCGCTTCAAAACTCaacacatctttctttggaatggGCACTAAATCGATGGCGGATATGGATTCACGCCATAGACAATCTCGAATGGAGCTCGTCTGTCGTCATCGATGGTGTACGATTATAAGCGAATTCAAAGATGCGCTAGTTTGATATCCCAATCCTTCGTGCTTTTACTAACCAATCCCCGCAATAGACTCCCCAGAGTACGGTTGGTTACCTCGGTCCGaccatctgtttgtggatggtgTGATGTCTTGAAAAGAAGCTTAGTTCCCATCAAACGCCATAACGTTTTCCATAAGTAACTAAGAAACTTCACATCTCGATCTGAAACAATAGTAAGAGGTATTCCATGTAACCGAACGATCTCTCCGTAGTACAAATCGGCCACTTTACTTGCATCATCGGTCTTGTGACACGGAATAAAATGCGCCATCTTCGAGAATCGATCAACTACCACCATAATGGAGTCCTTACCCCTCCGAGTTCTCAAAGAAACCAAGgataaaatccatgcttacctCGTTCACGGCTGCAGTGCACGGGCAGAGGTGTATACAAGCCTTTGTTGAACGTGCTTTTAGCCTTTTGACATACCACGCACTTCGCCACGATTTCTTGCACGTCCTTATTCATTTTCGCCGTAGAAGTGTTCACTTAGGATGTCACTCGTCTTATTAACTCCAAAGTGTCCAGCAATAGCCCCGCCATGAGCTTCACGTACCAACAGCTCCCTAATCGACCCATGTGGAATGCATAGCCGATTACCTTTGAAAAGATAGCCATCTTGAACAGTATACAAACCTGTCGGATCAATAATCTCCTTCGAGAATTCTGGATCAGATTTGTACAGTTCCTTGATATGTTCGAAACCAAGAATTCTTGCATCCATCTCAATTAACAATGAATGTCTTCGTGATAATGCATCAGCCACGATATTAGAACTTCCCGTCTTGTATTTTGAAGAAAATGTGAAGGATTGTAAAAATTCAACCCATTTAGCATGTCTTTGATTTAACTTTTGCTGCCCATGAATGTGTTTAAGAGCCTCGTGATCAGAATGTAAAATAAACGGCTTCGGACgcagataatgactccaatggTCCAATGCTCTCACGATTGCATAAAACTCCTTGTCGTAGGTTGAATAGGTCAGCCTTGCACCGTTTCATTTCTCGCTAAAGTATGCAATAGGTCTCTTCTCTTGTACTAACACGGCACCAATTCCAACACCACTTGCATCCCACTCGActtcaaacaatttattaaaatcgGGTAGTGCTAAAACAGGTCCGGAACACAGCTTGCGCTTCACATCTTCAAACGCCTTTTGGGCACTGTTAGTCCACATGAACTCTCCTTTCTTGGTTAGCTCTGTAATTGGAGCCATAATCGAGCTAAATCCCTGGATGAATCGTCTATAAAATGATGCTAAACCATGAAAGCTTCGCACTTCTGTAGTTGATTTCGGAACTGGCCAGGCTTGAATAGCATCGACCTTGGATGGGTCCATACTTACTCCGTCTTCACCCACAATATAACCAAGAAAAACAACACTTGACACCATAAAAGTACATTTTTCTAGCTTACCATAGAGCTTCTGATTTCGCAAAACTTCAAACACAGCTCGCAAATGTCGTTTGTGCGACTCTTCATCTTTGCTATAAATTAGGATGTCGTCAAGATAGACCACCACAAATTTGTTAAGGAAAggccttaacacttcattcatcagcctcataaacgaactaggagcgttgcaaagaccaaatggcattacgagccattcatataacccctgcttcgttttaaacgcggtcttccactcatccccttctcgaatcctcatttgatggtaaccactcctcaaatccagtttagaaaagacacttgaaccagaaagttcgtcaagcatatcatcaagtcttggcataGGAAAGCGATATTTGATTGTAATGTTGTTTACCGCTCTACTATCAATGCACATTCGCCAAGTCCCTTCCTTCTTTGGCACTAATAATGCAGGCACCGCACACGGACTTAAGCTCTCTTGAACATATCCCCTATCTATCAATTCTTGGACTTGTCTCTGTAACTCCTTTGCTTCCTCCGGATTACAACGATAGGCCGGCTTATTAGGCAATGCCGCCCCTGGAATCAGATCTATTTGGTGTTCAATACCACGTAAAGGAGGCAACCTCTGGTAATTCATCCGGAAACACATCCCAAAACTCTTCTAACAGCCCCTGTACTCCACGGTTATCACTCACACCAACGGACCCCAATTCACGAACCACCAGTACATAGGTTCGTTCTCCACGAGCTAAAACTTCCTCAACCTCCCGAGCTTCCATAAACATACTCCCTTTCGTTATTTTAGACTCTTTAATCTTATTAGGTGACATAGGTTTCAGATTATATTTCACATTACCCTTCGTCACGCTATACACATTGGATCTCCCGTCATGTTCAACCCTTCTATCGAATTGCCAAGGTCTACCCAACAGAATGTGGCATGCATTCATAGGAATTATatcgcaccacacctcatcagtatAGGGTCCTAAACTTAACGAAATTAAGGCCTGCTTCTTTACTTGAATCCCATTCTCCCCATTCAGCCAATGTAATTTATATGGTTTAACTCGGTCTCTAGTTTGCAATTTCAGTTCATCAACAAGGTCCCTTGCTACTACATTAGCACATGATCCACTATCAATaataagattgcaaattttacggTTTACCTTGCACCGAGTGTGGAAGATTTGTTCTCGTTGCTCATTCTCAGCTGAACCCGTTTCCATATGCAAATTACGCAGCACTAAACACTCCTCTtcactcaacggatccaaatcatAGACTATTCCTTCACCATCAGCTTCAACGTTCTCTTGAACCGTTTCTTCCTCCGGCGTGACAAATACAGGAATCATATCATACAATTCTTGAGCTGTTAGGGCTCGTTTTTGAGGACACTCGTTTGCTATATGACCATAGCCTTGACACTTGAAACAACGCCTCAAAGAATTCCCTTTTGGCTCGGCAAcaccctttcctttgtctttagGTTCTTCTTTCGGGGTTTCTTTAGGCTTGCTGGGAGCTGGCCTGGAATAAGAGCTTGTTCCCGAACTTTGTCCCTTGGAGTAAGCATAAGGTTTTCGTGCCTTATCatgtttttcaaattttaatgccAATCTGCAAACGTCGCTAAACCCGTCATAATTCTGGATTTCTACCTTCGTTGCAATTGCGGGTGTTAGGCCCTTGATGAATCTCGCCACTCTTAGCTCTTCTTTCTCCTCAAGATCGCACACGATTGACATCTTTtcgaattctttgatataatcagtCACGGACATGCTTCCTTGCTCTAAAGATTGGAGCTTTAAGTAGTTATCTTGTTCATAATCCCTTGGCAGGAATCGTCTCATCAGGTGCTTCTTTAATTTGATCCAAGATTCGATCTTGTCTTTGCCTTCTCTTTTTCTCTGTTTTTTCAGATTCTCGTACCATAAAGATGCATACTTTGTAAgctcaagattgcaactttaaattgcttcttGTCATCATACTCTTTATACTCGAAAACCCTCTCGGCTTGTCTTACCCAATCCAGAAACTTTTCCGGATCCATCTCGCCATCAAAGTCTGGAATATCGAGTTTTAAACCCcgatcatcatcgttcttatTTCTCGACTTTCTCTTTGGCTGCTCGTCTTCTTCTTCAGATTCGGATGGAGTGTCCGATTCCTTTTTCTTCTCCTTAGCCTTCAACATGCTTGCTATGTTTTTTAACACATAAGCCATCTGAGCCATCTCTATCTTCAGCTCGTTATGACCATCTTCCCATGTTTTCGGACCCTCATCACCGTCTTTAACCATGATTAGCAACGTCCCAAGACAGATCTATTAAGGAATAAATCTGAACTTAGCTCtggtaaccaatttgatgtaaaactgTATGGAAAAACGAGATTGAACAGGTCGTGGAACTGTTCGTTCGAGTTTGCTAGTTCTGTGAATGTGTATGTCGATGTAATAAgtaaaattgcagcggaaattgaATTGTTTGGACTGTTTATGTCGTGATTATTGAAGTAaccggatagtatggtgaattcctagtcctaacctcgcaaggtatcaaacgcagattcacgcaatcaacctcgcaaggaagacctaaagattaagctcgcaaacctaatcaAACGATGCTCACAATTGTAAACAATCTTATTTCTGAAAGTTCGATGTGTGTTTCTGATTACACACGGTCCTACTTATACTCCTAATCGAGGTCACAATTCGACCCGAGTTCTAATTCCTCAGCTTGCAAAACCAAGCTATCTTCccttttcctaaactaactaggaaagttattcccctttcctaaattaactaggaaagttattaaaatactaatatttagaatacaatcagattttagggtattctaattaaactaggattaggaaaatctagctttcctaactttatttgGAAATAGTAactaaacttaattaattattcCTACTTGATCtaggaaaccgtgtatcctaGCCGTCCTAGGAGCCGTGATATGCAGCTCCGGAGCCGTGATATGCAGCTCCAACGCCTTCCCATTTTAGCATTAACACATTACTCGATCCAAGCTCAAACCCTTTTACTAGTTGAGTCACATTTCGACTAATAAGAATTTCATTTGCTTGTTCCGAGCATGCTCCTGCATCAAATAGTTTACAATTCGAGTCTTAGTTAAAGGTccttcccttgggttcgaccctagCTTGCCATTTTACTACCATTATTGTTAGTAGTTAGTAGAGTCTAGTTAGgtctataaattgttaatttgatagttaattctagtatttaacGACGACCGGCAATTTATATATCAATTACAGAACATAAATAAGGCAAAAACATCAAACAAACCAAGTAGATACACAATATCACATGGGAACCCTCTCCAAGACTAGTGGAACTGTTAGTGAACTTTATTTTTTGCCTCAGAAAGTCTGACAAATTTTATATCAGAAGCACATACAATGGACCATGTCCTACATATTTCGTACACAATTCAGCCGATTTCTTCTGGCATTTGATAGATCATAATTCTCAATATGACTATTTGTGAAAATATAAGCATACCTATATATGAGATGTTTGTACAGGATTGAGTTTTGCCAATAGTTTCTCTGCCTCAATGAAGGCACCAAGTGGCCCCAAGGACATGTACTTGAGATGTTTCCATCTGCAAAAAACCGATTCCACATTTGTTACATATTCCTAAGTTGAGAGGTAACTGAAAAGCAACCAAAAAAGACGTAACGATTCTATTTTTTTAATGAGCAAGAAATTATCTGGTCTACCTTGGAATAAAGGGAAGCGCTAAGCAATGAAGGTGAAGATGGTCAACACTGTTAAATGGAGGTTGGTGAAAGCCAAACCTGCCACATTAAGGGTCACCCCTGAAGCATCATTTAGTGTGAAGAACGCATAAGCAAAAGAATATAAGATAACAAAAACTGAAGGATGATCACAGAGACTGTAAACTGGCTTGTGATAGTTTAAAAAACAAATTTACTTCACACTTGCAGAGAATAGATTTCATGTGTAACAACAAATCAACCTTTAGATTCGCATTCTAGATTTCTAGGGTCATCTGAATATTTAGAAGCCTACCAGAGAATGATTGCCATTAATATGATCTAGACGAGAGGGTTTAAAGAAGCATCCAACACAGTGGCAGACTGACAGCTATACTCACAAGCACTGAAACAAAAATAACGGGATGCAGGGTATCAATTTCCCAAAAGAGAAAGTGAGATTACATGGCAGATGGAAACCTTAATTGCCTCATGCTTAATAATTCCTTATGCATTTAATTTGAAGGTAATTTTCCGTGCTGTTAGAGACTTCCAGGAAATCTCTTAGATCAAACACCAAGTTAAGATACAAAAACAAACCCTACCTCTGGTTTGGCAAGTAAAATAAGAATGCTTTATATTCCTATGTTATATCTATAAGATCATGCATGTGAGTAGATTTTCATAATAGACTTTTCGTTATGTTAATCTGCCATTTGAAACTCTTCTTTTAACTTTCCAATATTTTGATTTAATTTTCGCTGGATATTTCTTTCACACTTATTAGCCCCATTTAAATATTTAAATCTCAACTTAACCTCTTGAAATAGCTTTCTATTTCCATTTCCTTTGGAGTCAAATAGTTACTCCTATTATTCTTTGACATCAAAAATATGATGTGATAAACTAAAATGACACTAAAGTGTTTGCTTCTTATTGTGAAGTATCAATCATTTCATGCAAAtctcaacacatttttcattataGGCCATTCAAAAACTGTCAAAAAATTGTCTCTAGGGAAAGGTGCAcatccacccccccccccccggcTTCACTTGCCTTAGGCGGGAgtcaacattttttttctttgttcaAGCAACAGTTTATGTTAATGGGATGCAAACTGATTACAGACTACGGTTTTGGTTGGTGTTGTTGCTCTCTCAACTTCTTATTGTTAAAATAAACTCTGTTATAAGTTCAGACTGGCTGCAAATATTTCATTTGATGGCAAGCTGCATGAAAACTATGTGCAAAAAACGTTATTGTATACGGTTGATTCAGTACACCAATTATCATTGTTCCATGTCGCAACACTTTTCGTATTTGTAAGTAAACTTTATGGTGTCTGTTGTTCTTACTAATCTTCTCATCTTAAATGTAGCACACGAAACTGTTTTACAAATTTTACGAAAAAAACATGAGATTGCTTCAGCACACACTTATTTTCTATATACAGAGTATGTTTTTAGAGACTTCAAAGAAGCAGAAACTATGTAAATGCAAACAATACAAATCTTCCTCTCACTTGACAGTTCATGAATGTAGAATAATGCTACATAACTAAAGCATAAAACAGTTGCTAATGCTATGCAATACATATGTTCTTCCGTTGTCGAAGAACAATTAAGGCTTTTTTTGGGTGGGGTAGGGGAAGAAGCGGAATTCAAAATTTCAATCAAGGGAGCTAAACCGTTGTATGCAAGGAGCAATACCTATAATCAGTAGACTGAGGGGCATCTCGTTGTAACAGCATTTTACCTACATCGAGCATGTGACTCACTGTAGAAAATAAAAATACTTGTTAGATCACTTAAATCTAGGTTTGAAGCTCAGTACAATGCATTGTCAGTATCAACACTACCCTTACCTAAAGCAGAGTCCTCATGTACTCTTTGGAGTTCTTTCACAGTTGGTATGTGTTTGATCGGGATGACCAGATAGTGTCTGCAAAACCATCCATCCAAAAGTAGATATAAATGACATGAAACAATCAGAATACTGTAGTCTAGTTCATATAATTGGGAAATAAAAGGCAATAGCTACCTCGCTCCATACTAGACGTCCGCATAATAAGCTAACAAATTGATTGTGCTGCATCTTACTTCATAAAACTAAAAATATTGTATTGCGTGTTTACGTGTTAAATAATGTGTTGACGTCAAGGTCAGGGTTTATTTAGAGTACTGAGGACTACTATTCTCCTTTGTTGTATAGAGAATAATAATGAACCTCTAATTTTGAAATGTGACATGTTAATATCCAAATAGTAATTGCAACAACTCAGCAGAGCGAAGCGTAGGAACTAGTACTCCGGTTGGATAGCAAACGAGGAAGGAAAGGgatgaaagaagaagaaagggagggGAAGGAGAGggaagagaagagaagaaaatGCATTTTACTTCCCAAATCTTTACGACCATATATATTCAAGGAGGAGGAAAACGAATCACTCCATTTTTGTTCCTTACCATTCCCTCAACATCAAGTCCAAACAATGGGAAATGTTGCCATATTCTCTCTTTCCAAAGCCTCCTATTTAGGCCCTCTAGACGTGTAGGGGATGTCAAGTTACGGAGCATTCAGCAGTCACTAGaacaatcatcatcatcatcaaaaacaCAAATTGGAATCCGGAAGCTCAATTAGATT contains the following coding sequences:
- the LOC141653535 gene encoding bifunctional adenosine 5'-phosphosulfate phosphorylase/adenylylsulfatase HINT4-like, encoding MVATPCIFCQIARSDTSTHLLHVDDKVVAFRDIKPSAFRHYLVIPIKHIPTVKELQRVHEDSALVSHMLDVGKMLLQRDAPQSTDYRFGFHQPPFNSVDHLHLHCLALPFIPRWKHLKYMSLGPLGAFIEAEKLLAKLNPVQTSHI